A segment of the Methylomonas paludis genome:
TAGATGATGTACTTAATTTAATCAAGGAAAACGATGTTAAATTCGTTGACTTCCGTTTTTGCGATACTCGCGGTAAAGAACAACACGTTACCTATCCAGCCCACACCATAGATGCCGACACTTTTGAAGAAGGCAATATGTTCGACGGTTCATCCATCGCCGGCTGGAAACATATCAACGAATCAGACATGATTCTGTTGCCGGACGCCAGCACAGCCGTTCTGGATCCATTTTTTGACGACAAAACTCTGATTTTGCGTTGCGATATTATTGAACCTAAAGACGGTCAAGGCTATAGCCGCGATCCTCGTTCTATTGCCAAACGCGCTGAAGCTTATCTGAAATCGACCGGCATTGCCGATACCGCCTTCTTCGGACCGGAAAATGAGTTTTTCGTATTTGATGACGTGCGCTGGAATGCTGGTGTTGGTGGCTGTTCTTATGAAATCGACTCTCAAGAAGCCGGCTGGAATTCTGCCAAAGTTTATGAAAACGGTAATATCGGTCACCGCCCAGGCATTAAAGGCGGCTATTTTCCGGTGCCGCCAGTTGATTCATTCCAGGATATCCGTTCTGCAATGTGTCTGGTACTGGAAGAGTTAGGCCAAACCGTTGAAGTACACCACCATGAAGTGGCTACTGCCGGTCAATGCGAAATTGGCGTAAAATTCAATACATTGGTTAAAAAAGCCGACGAAGTTTTGGGATTGAAATATGTAGTGGCCAATATTGCCCATGCATACGGCAAAACCGCAACTTTTATGCCTAAACCACTGGTTGGTGATAACGGTAGCGGCATGCATGTCCACCAATCTCTGTCTAAAGATGGCGTAAACCTGTTCACGGGCAACCTTTATGGCGGCCTGTCTGAACTGGCTCTGTACTATATTGGCGGCATCATTAAACATGCGAAAGCCCTGAATGCCATCACCAATGCCTCAACCAACAGCTATAAACGACTGGTACCTGGCTTTGAAGCACCGGTGATGTTGGCTTATTCTGCCCGTAACCGCTCGGCTTCTATCCGGATTCCTTTTGTTACCAACCCTAAAGGCCGACGTATCGAAGTGCGTTTCCCTGACTCCACCGCTAACCCTTATCTGGCATTCAGCGCCATGCTAATGGCGGGTCTTGATGGCATCCAAAACAAAATTCATCCAGGCGAAGCCATGGATAAAGATTTGTATGATCTGCCGCCGGAAGAGGAAAAAGCTATCCCACAAGTTGCTTTCTCTCTGGATGAAGCCTTGAATGCGCTGGATAATGATCGTGAATTCCTGACTCGTGGCGGTGTTTTCACCGACGATACCATTGATGGTTATATTGAGCTGAAAAGCCAGGACGTACAACGTCTGCGCATGAGCACTCATCCTGTTGAGCTGGATCTGTATTACAGCTTATAAGCTCTCACTCCGTTTTTTCTGGATTTGAGCTTAAACCCCGCGAGCATTCGTGCTTAGCGGGGTTTTTCATGTCCAAAAGCCGGCATAACTCATTTATAATTGATACTTACAAAATTATCGGTGATACGGAAGCCATACCTTTAAATGCTATGCGCGGAATTCATTATACAAGCCACCAAGCACAGCGAAGTTCCGTCACTATTTCTCATTGAATATCAGCTGTGCAGTTATGGAATTTTTTAACTAAACAGTTTCTTACCTATAGACCTGATGAAAATTTTAATCGTAGGCAACGGCGGTCGCGAACATGCACTGGCCTGGAAAGCTAAACAATCTCCTCTGGCTGAATCTGTCTTCGTTGCTCCCGGCAATGCAGGTACAGCGATGGAGCCCGGCATCGAAAATATTGATATTCTGGCCGACGATATCGAATCATTACTGAATTTTGCTAAAAAACAAGCAATCGATCTAACGATTATTGGCCCTGAAGTACCATTGGTAAAGGGCATCGTCGATGCCTTCACAATTGCCGGTCTGCGCTGTTTTGGCCCTAGCGCCAAAGCGGCTCAACTGGAAGGTTCCAAGGCGTTTTGTAAAGATTTTATGGCCCGCCACGCTATCCCCACCGCAGAATATCAAACCTTTACCGACCAGACTGCAGCTATTGCCTATATCAAAGCCAAAGGTGCGCCGATTGTGGTTAAGGCTGATGGATTGGCGGCCGGCAAAGGTGTGATAGTTGCGGAAACAGAACAACAGGCCGTTGAGGCAGTACAAGATATGTTGTCCGGCAATAGTTTCGGAGAAGCTGGACATAGGGTCGTAATTGAAGAGTTTCTGAAAGGTGAAGAAGCCAGCTTTATTGTGATTGCTGATGGCGAACATGCCCTGGCTATGGCAACATCGCAGGATCACAAAGCCCGTGATAATGGCGACTTAGGACCGAATACCGGTGGAATGGGTGCATATTCGCCGGCACCTGTGGTTACCCCGGAAATTCATCAACGGGTGATGGATGAAGTCATTATGCCAACCTTACGCGGCATGCGTGATGACGGTAACGAATATACCGGTTTTCTGTATGCCGGACTGATGATAGACAAACAGGGCAACATTAAGGTGTTGGAATATAATTGCCGGTTTGGCGATCCCGAAACACAACCGATTATGTTGCGCTTACAGAGTGATCTGGTTAGTCTGTGCTTGGCTGCGCTTGATAAGAATTTAGCTGAAATACAAACGGTATGGGATGAGCGGGTTGCTCTGGGCGTGGT
Coding sequences within it:
- the glnA gene encoding glutamate--ammonia ligase; protein product: MSSVDDVLNLIKENDVKFVDFRFCDTRGKEQHVTYPAHTIDADTFEEGNMFDGSSIAGWKHINESDMILLPDASTAVLDPFFDDKTLILRCDIIEPKDGQGYSRDPRSIAKRAEAYLKSTGIADTAFFGPENEFFVFDDVRWNAGVGGCSYEIDSQEAGWNSAKVYENGNIGHRPGIKGGYFPVPPVDSFQDIRSAMCLVLEELGQTVEVHHHEVATAGQCEIGVKFNTLVKKADEVLGLKYVVANIAHAYGKTATFMPKPLVGDNGSGMHVHQSLSKDGVNLFTGNLYGGLSELALYYIGGIIKHAKALNAITNASTNSYKRLVPGFEAPVMLAYSARNRSASIRIPFVTNPKGRRIEVRFPDSTANPYLAFSAMLMAGLDGIQNKIHPGEAMDKDLYDLPPEEEKAIPQVAFSLDEALNALDNDREFLTRGGVFTDDTIDGYIELKSQDVQRLRMSTHPVELDLYYSL
- the purD gene encoding phosphoribosylamine--glycine ligase, producing the protein MKILIVGNGGREHALAWKAKQSPLAESVFVAPGNAGTAMEPGIENIDILADDIESLLNFAKKQAIDLTIIGPEVPLVKGIVDAFTIAGLRCFGPSAKAAQLEGSKAFCKDFMARHAIPTAEYQTFTDQTAAIAYIKAKGAPIVVKADGLAAGKGVIVAETEQQAVEAVQDMLSGNSFGEAGHRVVIEEFLKGEEASFIVIADGEHALAMATSQDHKARDNGDLGPNTGGMGAYSPAPVVTPEIHQRVMDEVIMPTLRGMRDDGNEYTGFLYAGLMIDKQGNIKVLEYNCRFGDPETQPIMLRLQSDLVSLCLAALDKNLAEIQTVWDERVALGVVLAAGGYPDEYAKGHVISGLPDKNSTSSKVFHAGTRLNETGQIVTNGGRVLCVCALANDIAEAQLQAYAVCQNIDWQDVYYRTDIGFKAIKR